A stretch of the Macaca thibetana thibetana isolate TM-01 chromosome X, ASM2454274v1, whole genome shotgun sequence genome encodes the following:
- the ALG13 gene encoding putative bifunctional UDP-N-acetylglucosamine transferase and deubiquitinase ALG13 isoform X5, whose translation MKCVFVTVGTTSFDDLIACVSAPDSLQKIESLGYNRLILQIGRGTVVPEPFSTESFTLDVYRYKDSLREDIQKADLVISHAGAGSCLEALEKGKPLVVVINEKLMNNHQLELAKQLHKEGHLFYCTCSSSLRH comes from the exons ATGAAGTGCGTGTTTGTTACCGTAGGGACCACCAGCTTTGACGACCTCATTGCGTGTGTGTCGGCGCCCGACAGTCTGCAA AAAATCGAGAGCCTCGGTTACAACCGACTTATCCTGCAAATTGGTAGAGGAACGGTGGTACCTGAACCCTTCAGTACTGAGTCGTTTACTCTGGATGTTTACAGGTACAAGGATTCCTTGAGAGAAGACATCCAGAAAGCAGATCTTGTTATTAGTCACGCAG gTGCAGGAAGCTgtttggaggctctggaaaaagGAAAGCCACTCGTAGTGGTCATAAACGAAAAGTTGATGAACAATCATCAGCTGGAACTGGCAAAGCAGCTACACAAAGAGGGTCATCTCTTTTATTGTACCTGCAG tTCTTCTTTGAGACACTAG